The following proteins are co-located in the Hippoglossus stenolepis isolate QCI-W04-F060 chromosome 23, HSTE1.2, whole genome shotgun sequence genome:
- the anapc10 gene encoding anaphase-promoting complex subunit 10 gives MADGENVVFLPYQFEPESDPEEAAEDARELRPQQEVSERRMATPSKTPPGADPKQLERTGTVREIGSQAVWSLSSCKPGFGVDQLRDDNLETYWQSDGSQPHLVNIQFRRRTTVKMLCIYADYKSDESYTPSKISVRVGNNFHNLQEIRQLEMVEPSGWIHISLINQRTNEPISTFMIQIAVLANHQNGRDTHMRQIKVYTPVEESSIGKFPRCTTVDFMMYRTIR, from the exons ATGGCTGATGGAGAGAACGTAGTGTTCCTGCCGTATCAGTTTGAGCCAGAGTCAGATCCTGAAGAAGCTGCTGAAGACGCTCGGGAGTTAAGGCCCCAGCAGGAGGTTTCTGAACG GAGGATGGCCACGCCGAGCAAAACGCCACCGGGCGCCGACCCCAAGCAGCTGGAGCGGACGGGGACGGTCCGAGAGATCGGATCTCAGGCAGTTTGGTCGCTCTCGTCCTGTAAACCCG GTTTCGGGGTGGACCAGCTGCGAGACGATAACCTGGAGACGTACTGGCAGTCGGACGGATCGCAGCCTCACCTGGTGAACATACAGTTCAG gaggaggacgacggTGAAGATGTTGTGTATTTATGCTGATTATAAATCTGACGAGAGCTACACGCCCAGTAAGATCTCTGTCCGAGTCGGCAACAACTTCCACAACCTGCAGGAAATCCGG cagctggagatggTGGAGCCGAGCGGCTGGATCCACATCTCTCTCATCAACCAG cggaCAAACGAGCCAATCAGCACCTTCATGATACAGATAGCCGTGTTGGCCAACCACCAGAACGGCAGAGACACTCACATGCGGCAGATTAAAGTCTACACGCCGGTGGAGGAGAGCTCTATCGGCAAGTTCCCACGATGCACCACAGTGGACTTTATGATGTACCGCACCATCAGGTGA